From Terriglobia bacterium, a single genomic window includes:
- a CDS encoding universal stress protein gives MKILLAVDESKFSEEALKTVAGQFPPQGTEVRVLHVLQPITLSAPPQMAAGYAPELAAQGVVLEDLRAAGVRGEGMADCQRSLALLAAGKIVAKPIITHHFPLEQMNDALQTFIQRKGGALKVIVEANG, from the coding sequence ATGAAAATTCTTTTGGCGGTGGATGAGTCCAAGTTTTCCGAAGAAGCGCTGAAGACCGTCGCCGGGCAGTTTCCCCCGCAGGGCACGGAGGTGCGCGTGCTGCACGTGCTGCAGCCCATCACTCTCAGCGCCCCGCCGCAAATGGCGGCGGGCTATGCCCCGGAGCTGGCAGCCCAGGGCGTCGTCCTGGAGGACCTGCGAGCGGCCGGCGTGCGCGGGGAGGGGATGGCCGACTGCCAGCGCAGTCTGGCCCTGCTGGCTGCCGGGAAGATCGTTGCCAAGCCCATCATCACCCATCACTTCCCTCTGGAACAGATGAACGATGCCCTGCAGACATTCATCCAGCGCAAGGGCGGGGCTCTCAAGGTTATTGTCGAAGCTAACGGGTAG